The DNA segment GACCAAGCCTCTGGCACTGCTGATGGAGAACGTGCCGGACATCCTGAATCACGGGGGTAAGAATGTCGCCGAGACCGTGGCTGAGCACCTCCAGAATGAGGGATACGTTGTTCGCTACACATTGCTCAACGCTTCTTGGTTTGGAGTTCCGCAAACTCGTGAACGTATGTTTCTAATCGGGGTGCATAGAGACCTCGACCAGGACGTTGTCTTCCCGTCGCCGACCCACTTCGCGGTGCTGCCATCTGGTTACGGGGGCACCAGAGCCTCTGCGCGGAAACTGATTCCGCAAAGCGCGATGCAGGGCTTGCAGTCTGAACACAGTCACTGTTGGATCAATGATCCTATTGTTGAAGATAGTCTGCCGCCGACAACCACTGCAGGCGAGGCGCTTGCGGATCTTCCTCCAATTTTCGCCCTTGACTTATTGGACAATGGTCAGATCGCTCGCGGTAGAAAAGACCCTGGCGAGCCCGTGGAGTACACGTCGGACAAACCTACAACAGCGTGGTCGCGCTTGATGCGGCAGTGGCCGAATTTCGGCACCAATGATCACACCACGGGACATGTGATCCGCTACCTTCCGCGCGATTACAAGATCTTCAGTCTGATGGATGAAGGTTGGCAATATCCCGAGGTCTGGCGATTTGTAGAAGAGAAGCGACAGCAACTGCTCAACAAGCATTGGAAGTCGGGGAAAGGCAAAGGAACCGAAACTGCACAGATGCAGGAACTCATCAAGGCATGGACTCTTCCGTACGATCCCGGTAAGTTCCCAAACAAGTGGTGGAAACTTTTTCGGAACAAGCCGGTACGTACACTCCTGGCACATCTTGGCAAGGACTCATACAGTCATATTCATTTTGACAGTGAGCAGGCCAGAACCATTTCGGTACGGGAAGCTGCTCGATTGCAATCATTTCCTGACGGATTCGTTCTTCGCGGAAGCATGAATCCTGCTTTCAAACAGATTGGCAATGCCGTGCCACCACTTGTTGCCTACGCCATCGCGATGGCTATGCGGTCGATGATCGGTTGTCAGACGATACCCGACATGCGTACGGATCTGCTTGGTTTGCAAAAAAAGACCTTAGTTACAACTACGGGAAGGAATTGCGAGGTAAAATGCGTTTCCTGATACTAAGAATTCTCACCCACAGCGAACTTGGAATGTTCCACGAGTATCGCCGGCAGGGAAAGGAAGGTTCAAAGCAGCGCGCTATCAACTTTGATTGGGATGTGGTGGACCGCGTATTCCCTGCGGCCAAGGATTCCGATCTCATCGAAATGGATCTGCGGTACGACACCGATGATGGTGTCAGCAGGACGCGCCAGTGGTTGAAGCGGCAGGAGAAGAATTGGCGCCTTGAGGGCAATTGTCCGACTGATAAGTGTTACCACTTCGTCTCCCCCGGCTGCTTATTTGCCATGGAGATCGAGGCGGGCTCAACCCCGGCCGTAGGCTCATGGGCGGTGTTTTCCGCAGATCATGCGGTGACAAAGGCGATACTCGCTGACGGAGAAAGCAGCCGATTGGCAAAGTCGGCAATGATCGCTCTTCATGACGAAGAGGGGGCGCGGACTTGGCGTACTCTGAGCAAAGCTCGGCCTGATCTTTTCGTGGCATCTCAGAGGGAATCGGCTGAGATTCCTGCCTTTGAAAAGGTGCGCCAGAACGGGGTTGAACTTGCCCCCAATCCTGCACGTCTTGTGCAAATCCTGGCGGCTGTGGGGCACACAATGCCCTCGGCTGTTGCAGACTTGTTGGACAACGCCATCAGTGCAGACGCCACCGAAATTACCATCACATTCGGTCGACCTGACGGCGGCCATGGTCGGTGGATGAGTATCGCCGACAATGGCTGCGGTATGGACAAAGTCAAACTGGCTGAGGCGATGCGAATTGGAAGCAATTCCGATTACGAGGGCAATAGCCTAGGCAAGTACGGTTACGGTCTGAAAGGGGCATCCTGGTCACAGGCCAAGGTATTCACTGTTGTGACCAAATGCGATGGCGCGCAGGCAAATCATCTCACATGGGATGTCGATGACATGGACGGGTGGATAGCCAAGTCAGACACATTGGAGCCATGGGAGCAGGAGGCGACGGCTCTCGGAAATCATGGAACAGTCGTGCTCTGGGAGGATATGCGCCCTCCGCAGACTAAGCCGGCAGCGCGAGGCCTCGATCCCTACTCGTCCGAAATAATGCTACTGGAACGCCATCTCGCACTGGTTTTTCATCGTTTCCTAGAAGGCACGGCTGCTGGCCGGAAAAAAGTGACGATCACTATTAACGGCAACCGAGTCGAACCCAACAACCCCGTGGGCCACCCACTGGCGATTCCATACGACGCGAAACCCATCCGTATACCGACCGAAAACGAGGACGGTAAGGTGCTTGTGCAGGCCCATCTTCTTCCTACAGAGGACGAAATCGCCGCATACCACGCTGATGGAGGCCCAGATGCCGCACGCCGTGCCTTGGAATTGATCGGTCTTCACGGTAAACGAAACGAAACTCAGGGACTCTTCATCTACCGCCATGACCGCCTTATCAAGTGGGGCGGCTGGCATCAGATGTGGGAAACCAATGAC comes from the Deltaproteobacteria bacterium genome and includes:
- the dcm gene encoding DNA (cytosine-5-)-methyltransferase; amino-acid sequence: MDLFAGCGGISLGFATAGFELIASVELDPLAAESHGANFASVSHGINRMAHFKARDITKEDPASIFSDLGINGAVDEQVDVLVGGPPCQAFARVGRAKLRAEAYRRKEDDADIAFLVDGRVNLWQRYLHYVRETKPLALLMENVPDILNHGGKNVAETVAEHLQNEGYVVRYTLLNASWFGVPQTRERMFLIGVHRDLDQDVVFPSPTHFAVLPSGYGGTRASARKLIPQSAMQGLQSEHSHCWINDPIVEDSLPPTTTAGEALADLPPIFALDLLDNGQIARGRKDPGEPVEYTSDKPTTAWSRLMRQWPNFGTNDHTTGHVIRYLPRDYKIFSLMDEGWQYPEVWRFVEEKRQQLLNKHWKSGKGKGTETAQMQELIKAWTLPYDPGKFPNKWWKLFRNKPVRTLLAHLGKDSYSHIHFDSEQARTISVREAARLQSFPDGFVLRGSMNPAFKQIGNAVPPLVAYAIAMAMRSMIGCQTIPDMRTDLLGLQKKTLVTTTGRNCEVKCVS
- a CDS encoding ATP-binding protein yields the protein MRFLILRILTHSELGMFHEYRRQGKEGSKQRAINFDWDVVDRVFPAAKDSDLIEMDLRYDTDDGVSRTRQWLKRQEKNWRLEGNCPTDKCYHFVSPGCLFAMEIEAGSTPAVGSWAVFSADHAVTKAILADGESSRLAKSAMIALHDEEGARTWRTLSKARPDLFVASQRESAEIPAFEKVRQNGVELAPNPARLVQILAAVGHTMPSAVADLLDNAISADATEITITFGRPDGGHGRWMSIADNGCGMDKVKLAEAMRIGSNSDYEGNSLGKYGYGLKGASWSQAKVFTVVTKCDGAQANHLTWDVDDMDGWIAKSDTLEPWEQEATALGNHGTVVLWEDMRPPQTKPAARGLDPYSSEIMLLERHLALVFHRFLEGTAAGRKKVTITINGNRVEPNNPVGHPLAIPYDAKPIRIPTENEDGKVLVQAHLLPTEDEIAAYHADGGPDAARRALELIGLHGKRNETQGLFIYRHDRLIKWGGWHQMWETNDEKTKLARVIVNFDKVLDDAFKINISKQIVQLPMQLQTEIKILASVARKDSQKKYRRPRQPNGASSPSSSAQGSNRQGSAGGPRTGSGSAPGTSPASSGTTVAPAAPLPKVGIKEVKTDKFVWKLTKGMTGSVDIQVSELNPSLSALVRQIQTDPQALVHLATFLGRLDEMEAQKQLMAGKDS